The Bacillus sp. B-jedd sequence ATTGAGACGAAGGCAAATATAAATCCGTTCCAGCCCATTTGGCTGACAAGGAAGCCAACGGTAAAGCCAACGACCATCCCTTTGATGAATAGCAAAACGAGAATAACGGGAAGGCCGATTATCGAGATCCCGAGCACCCACATCAGTATAATGAATTTGCTATTATGCAAAAGACTTTGAAAAAAGATGTCACGGGACGCCTCGGTTTTTCCATTCGCAATCTGGCCAAAAAATTGTGATAAATAATAGAAAAGGTCTTCCCGTTGGGTAAAACTCATGCTATTGACGATTACAGCCCCAAATATGACTCCCATCATGAACAAAATCGAGACAAATAAGAAAATTGAGGAGTGCTCGCCGAAATATGCAGCTGCGACAGACTGGTTCAGACGTTTTTTCATGGCATTTCCCCCTATGGCGGTTTGTACCATTGTATGCCTGTCCCATTTCGATATGACTTAAAATACCTCGTTTACGGAGTATCTACCTTCCCATATTTTCCCCCTCCGCCCGCTTTTAATCCCAATCGCCCCTCTCTTGCCTGTATAATGAGCTTGGCCAATTTAGGGGGGATCACTCTCTCGATTGCATCCTCGGGTACATGATGGAGGATGTCCATTTCAGTCCCAAAGTGGGAAAGCAGTTTTTCCAGCAATCTGGGTCCCAGACCGGGTATGAACTCGAGTGGTACTTGATGGATATATGGCGGCCTTTCCTTTAGCTCCTTTGCTGTGGTTGACAGTTCGCCAATCCGATCTGCAACCCCTTTGACGGTTTTAACAGATCCGCATTTTGTGCAGGGCCTGCCGTCTGTCCCGACAGGTGAAAGGCAATCTGCGCATACGGTCCCATGGTATTTCCCGAGCAGGGGATCTAGTCCGTAGTTGGCCAGTATCTTCCTGCCCCCTTCTCCCTTTAATGCAAGCGCCAGTTCTGTGAACGATGGTTCTTCAAGCTGGAATGCCTGGTATTCGCGAGCGATTTTTGCCAGGGAATGCGCGTCCGAATTTGTGAGGAATGGATAATGGCGCAATTCCTCAATTCCGTCGGCCATGGCTGTATCCGAGCTTAATCCAAGCTCAATGGCGTCAATCATGCCTGGATCAAACACTTCTGTCAGGGATTTTCTGACCCCTTTCCCAAACAAGCTCTTAAAAGGAGTGAAAACATGGGCCGGGATAAACAGGCCTCCAAGTCCCTTCACCGTCTCCTGCAATTCCTTTCCCGTTGCATAAATCCGCTGGGAACTAAGTGTAATGTTTTTCATCCGGCCCGAAAGCCAGGCTGAAAATTCCCTCATTCTACTTAGGGTTGGCATGAAGCAAAGGACATGGATTGGCCCTTGGCAATTTTCATCATAAATTTCCAGTTCCGAACCCGGAATGACAGCCATATCCCCAAAGAGAAGGCCACCGCCCGGATGTTCAGCCATCTCGCCTGCAGCAATCAAGCTTTCCATTTCGGCAATGACTTCCGGTGAATGGCAATCGATAATGCCGATGATATTAAGTCCTTTTTCATCTCTGGCATGCTCAATTATATTAGTGAACGTCAGTGTTTTCGCTCCGGTAATTTTAACGGGTTTCCCTGTCCAGGTCCGCCCGATATGGATATGCAAGTCTACAAAATAACGTTCCATTATTTTGCCAAAGCCTCCTGTAGCTGAAGGTATAGTATGGCATAAGCAGTTTTGGCATCGTATATTTTCTTTTCTTTAACATATTGAAGCGCCTCATCGAGCGTTACTTCCTCGAGGTTTACAAATTCATCTTCATCCAGGCCGGCCGCATCTTCTTTTTGCGAAAGGCCTTTCGCTATATAAAGATGAATAATTTCATCCGCGAACCCAGGTGAGGTGTAGAACGAAGTGAGCCATTCCATCTCCTTGCATTCGTATCCCGTTTCTTCTTCAAGTTCCCGGCGCGCGCATTCTTTCGGGTCTTCCCCTTTTTCAAGCTTCCCGGCCGGGATTTCAACCATTGTCCGTTCCATCGCTTTGCGATATTGCTCAACAAGAACAATTTTATTTTCATCTGTTACCGCCAAAACCGCTACGGCTCCCGGATGCTTGACGATTTCACGTTTTGATGTATTTCCGTTTGGGAGTTCGACATCATCCACCCTGACGGAAATGATTTTTCCGTTGAAAATTTCTTTGCTGCTGATTGTTTTTTCCTCGAGTCGATCCATCTATTGCCACTCCTGTTCTATTCCCAAATATTTGCTCATACATTTTACCATACTTTTTATTGGGGGCGCTTGTACATGAAAGCATATATACATGATAAGGGGTTCGTTCTGACTGGGAAGGCTTCGGAAATCCTCTATTTATTGAAGGAATGCGGAGCATCCCACTTGACTGTCGCCGAACTGATCAAATCAGAATCCGAAAAGCATGCTAGTTGCCGGTGAAACCTCCGAATGGGTAGAATAAGACCCAGAAGGAGTGATCGCAATGAGGAAAAATAGACTGGTCGGTTCCGGCCTCGAAGTAAGCGCGCTGGGGCTCGGCTGCATGTCGCTCGGGACGGATTTGGACAAGGCCCGCTCCATTATTGACGCGGCGCTTGATGAGGGGATTACTTATTTCGATACAGCAGACCTGTATGATTTCGGGGAAAATGAAAAAATCGTCGGAGAATGCCTGAAGTGGCGCCGTGATAAAGCCATTATTGCTACGAAGGCTGGCAATCGCTGGAATGCCGATAAGAGCGGCTGGAGCTGGGATCCTTCAAAAAAACATATTAAGCAGGCAGTTAAGGATAGTTTAAAGCGTCTGCAGACTGATTATATTGACTTGTATCAACTGCATGGCGGTACGATTGAAGATCCGATTGATGAAACGATTGAGGCTTTTGAAGAGTTGAAGGAGGAAGGGC is a genomic window containing:
- the spoIIM gene encoding stage II sporulation protein M produces the protein MKKRLNQSVAAAYFGEHSSIFLFVSILFMMGVIFGAVIVNSMSFTQREDLFYYLSQFFGQIANGKTEASRDIFFQSLLHNSKFIILMWVLGISIIGLPVILVLLFIKGMVVGFTVGFLVSQMGWNGFIFAFVSIFPQNVFIIPVFIMMSAVSVVFSLKMIRRQFFKKYGQPILPLFGRYFLFLAAAILLLSAASAVEAFLSPGFMKSVAEGFK
- a CDS encoding endonuclease Q family protein; this translates as MERYFVDLHIHIGRTWTGKPVKITGAKTLTFTNIIEHARDEKGLNIIGIIDCHSPEVIAEMESLIAAGEMAEHPGGGLLFGDMAVIPGSELEIYDENCQGPIHVLCFMPTLSRMREFSAWLSGRMKNITLSSQRIYATGKELQETVKGLGGLFIPAHVFTPFKSLFGKGVRKSLTEVFDPGMIDAIELGLSSDTAMADGIEELRHYPFLTNSDAHSLAKIAREYQAFQLEEPSFTELALALKGEGGRKILANYGLDPLLGKYHGTVCADCLSPVGTDGRPCTKCGSVKTVKGVADRIGELSTTAKELKERPPYIHQVPLEFIPGLGPRLLEKLLSHFGTEMDILHHVPEDAIERVIPPKLAKLIIQAREGRLGLKAGGGGKYGKVDTP
- a CDS encoding NUDIX hydrolase; amino-acid sequence: MDRLEEKTISSKEIFNGKIISVRVDDVELPNGNTSKREIVKHPGAVAVLAVTDENKIVLVEQYRKAMERTMVEIPAGKLEKGEDPKECARRELEEETGYECKEMEWLTSFYTSPGFADEIIHLYIAKGLSQKEDAAGLDEDEFVNLEEVTLDEALQYVKEKKIYDAKTAYAILYLQLQEALAK
- the mciZ gene encoding Z-ring formation inhibitor MciZ, which translates into the protein MKAYIHDKGFVLTGKASEILYLLKECGASHLTVAELIKSESEKHASCR